In one Tessaracoccus palaemonis genomic region, the following are encoded:
- the rsmD gene encoding 16S rRNA (guanine(966)-N(2))-methyltransferase RsmD: MSRIIAGRAKGRRLAAPKGANTRPTTDRTREALFSALASWFDAADAAAEEQLAGYSMLDLFAGTGAVGLEAASRGASPVVLVEADRPTAKLIAANAASAGLQADVRTGKAETFAAAPGRSFDLIFIDPPYAVPTEQVEALLAQLADGAVAPRGLVVVERSVRDREPAWPPAFTETWRRDYGETCLLFGTVD; this comes from the coding sequence CCAACACCCGTCCCACCACCGACCGCACCCGCGAGGCCCTGTTCTCGGCTCTCGCCAGTTGGTTCGACGCCGCCGACGCCGCCGCCGAGGAGCAACTCGCCGGCTACTCGATGCTCGACCTGTTCGCGGGCACCGGCGCCGTCGGTCTCGAGGCGGCCAGCCGTGGCGCGTCGCCCGTGGTGCTCGTCGAGGCCGACCGACCCACCGCGAAGCTCATCGCGGCCAACGCCGCGTCGGCCGGGCTGCAGGCCGACGTCCGGACCGGTAAGGCCGAGACGTTCGCCGCCGCCCCCGGGCGCTCCTTCGACCTGATCTTCATCGACCCTCCCTACGCGGTGCCCACCGAGCAGGTCGAGGCGCTGCTCGCCCAGCTGGCCGACGGCGCCGTGGCCCCCCGCGGGCTGGTGGTCGTCGAGCGGTCGGTGCGCGACCGTGAGCCCGCCTGGCCGCCGGCCTTCACCGAGACCTGGCGCCGCGACTACGGCGAGACCTGCCTGCTGTTCGGCACGGTCGACTAG